The window CGCGATCGACCGGATGAGGACAGAAATCGCACGGAATCGTCGACATGAAGCACCACCTCGGAAACAAAACAAATGGCTCGGGTAGGACTTGAACCTACGGCCAAGGGCTTATGAGTCCCCTGCTCTACCACTGAGCTACCGAGCCGCCGCCGTCTCGCTGCCGATTCGACACCGCAGTATAGCAGGCCCCGCCCGCGCCGACAACGCCCATAGGGAGCAGGCGAACGGCGAACGAACCTCGTCTCACGTTTTTCCGGAACTAGGAGCACGACATGGTTGCCAGGCCCCTCCTCGCCCTTGCGTTCCTTGGACTCGCCGCCGGTTGCTCTGCAACCTCGGAGCCGACCGGGCAGAATCTGCTCCCGGCTGCATCGCGCTGGTTGACGAAACCGGCAAGCGGCGGCGTCAGCCCGTACATTCAGCACGTCGTCGTCATCATCCAAGAGAATCGCAGTTTCGAGAATTTCTTCGCGGGTTATCCCGGCGCGAACGCGCCGACCTTCGGATACGCGCTCCACTCGCACAAGCGCGTGAAAGTCTCGCTGCATCAAACGACCTTCGAGACGAATCCCAACCTCCCGCATAACTGGCAGGCTGCGATTGCGGGTTATCACGACGGTAAGATGGATGGGTTCCATACGGGACCGAAGACGAACTACGCGGCGTACGCGTATATGGACCACACCGAGATCGCGCCCTACTGGGCGATGGCGCAGCAGTACGTCCTCGCCGATGCGATGTTCCCGACCGAGTTCGGAGGGAGTTTCACGGCGCACCTCAACGCGATCGCCGGGACGGACAACATGAGCCCGACCACCGCGCAGGTGAACTACCCGACGCACACGCCGAACGATTGCGATTCGCCGCCGGGAACGACGAGCTCGCTCGTCGACCAGAACAGGGACGTCGGCCGAGGGAACGGCCCGTTTCCGTGTTTCACGCAATTCAATACGATGGCACAGCTGCTCGACAACGCCGGCGTCACGTGGAAATACTACGCCGATAAGCACCTCAATGCCGGCATATGGTCGCCGTTCGAGGCAATCTCGTACGTGCGCTACGGCAGCGATTGGAACAACAACGTGATCGCGCCGCAGACGAAAGTGCTAACCGACATCGCGAACAATCAGCTCGCGTCGGTTAGTTGGGTGACGCCCGATCACGAGACCTCAGACCATCCCGGCGCGCACAGCGACATGGGTCCGTCGTGGGTCGCCTCGATCGTCAACGCCATCGGCGAGAGCCCGTACTGGGACTCCACGGCCATCGTCGTGATCTGGGACGATTGGGGAGGGTGGTTCGATAATGCAGCGCCCCCGCAGCTTGATTTTCGAGGGCTGGCAATCCGCGTGCCCTGCCTCATCATCTCGCCGTATGCGAAGGAGGGTTCGACCTCTCAAGGCTACGTGTCGCACACGCAATACGAGTTTGGCAGCATCCTCAAGTTCATCGAGGAAGCCTTCAACATGCCGACGGTCGGCCCGGGGTTTCAAGGCTACACCGATACGCGCGCAAACAGCCTGTCCGACAGCTTCGACTTCACGCAGTCGCCGCGGACCTTCACGCCGTTCGGCTCGAAGTACTCCGAGTCGTTCCTCCTCCACCGGCCGCCCTCCGACGAGCCGGTGGACGATGAATAACCGCTAACCTATTTCAGCGTCGAGTAGGTCGCAACGCCGGACGGATCGGTAAGCCCGTTCTTCGAGCCGAGCGTGGCGATGCGCCCGCCCGACGGATACTTGTCGACGAGAACGTCCGCATCGCTGCTGGGATCGGCGATGAAGATCGTCGTGTTTGCCGCGTCGAGCGCCACGTGGAAGCTGTCCTGGCCGCCCTTGATCGTCGAGCCGACCGATTTGTACGGCGGCGGCACGATGTCGACCCCGATCGTCTGATCGCAGACGACGAGGTTCTGCTTCGCGTCGAGCTGGAGACCGCCGGCGTATCCGAGCGGCACCTTTAGCATCGTCGCTTTGCAGCCTTTGAGGCCCCCCTTGTACTCGATGATGTTCGCCGTGCCGTTGGAGTTGTTGCCGGAGACGAATACGTCGCCTTTGGAGTCGACGACGACGCCCTCGTTGGCAAGCTTCGTGCTGCAGCTGGCGATCGGGTTATCCCGACCCTGCGGGTACTCGACGACGACGCTGGGTTGACCGCTCGCGTAATCTGCGACGAAGACGTGGTTCTTTTTGTCCACGGTCACGTTGACCGGATCGAGCAGATCGACGGAGTAGGTGTGCGTGAGTTTACCCGTTTTACTGTACTCCGTTACGTTGACGCCGGCATAGTCTGCAACGTACAGGTTGCCCTTGGCGTCGTAGTAGTCGCCGTCGGGACCGTTGAGACCGTCGGTGATCGTCTCGGCAAGCTTATACGAGGGGTTGAGCACTTCGACCGCACCCGAGCCCCAGTCGGAGACGGCGATATCGGCGAGCTTGCTGACGTCCGGATGCGTGTCCGGACGCACGTACGGCGCCTGACCGAAGCGAAGCATCTGAAGATATTGGGGTGCGACGCCCGTACGCTCCGGCGCAAACTGCGAGTTGCGGAGTTGCGATTGTACACCCGGTACCGCCGATTGCATCCCGGTCAGGCCGTTGCCGGAACACGCAGCGAGAAGGGCCGCGCCGGAAAGGGCAGCAGCCGCGAGTGTTAAGTTGGTTCGCACAGAATTTCTCCTATCCATAGGAACGCGATCTGGCTTGCTTGGTTTTTAGCAAAGGCCAAACGGGCCGTCTCAAACGACCCGGTCTCCCTATGGGGCAACTCCTTCGCGGCCGGGGGTTCGCCCCCTCTCAACCTGCCCGAAGCGAAGGGCGCGCCTCGCGGCGCGCCCTTCGTTTTGGCTACGGGAGCGGTTCTTACGGTCCGTAGGGCGTCGTGGCGACGCCGGCCGGATCCGAGAGTCCGTTACCCGAGCCGAGGGTCGTTATCGGGGTACCCGAGGGATACTTGTCCACGACTACCTCGGCTAAGCCCACATCGGCAGTGAAGAGCGTCTTGTACTTCTTGTCCATGGCGACGTGGAACGGATCCGAGAAGCCCGAGATCGTCGACGACACCGAGGTGTACGGCGGCTTGATGATGTCGACCGTCGGTCCCAGTTGGTCGCAGGCAACGAGGTCCTTCTTCTTGTCCAGCTGGAGGCCGCCGGCAAACGCCAGCGTAACGCTGAGCGTGGTACCGGAGCATCCCGAGAGACCGCCGCTGTACTCGATGATGTTGCCCTGGCCGGTGTTCGGGTTGTTGCCCGAAACGAAAACGTCGCCTTGCTTGTCAACTGCGATGCCTTCGTTCGCGAGACCCGTGTTGCAGCTGTTCGACGGG is drawn from Candidatus Binatia bacterium and contains these coding sequences:
- a CDS encoding alkaline phosphatase family protein, whose product is MVARPLLALAFLGLAAGCSATSEPTGQNLLPAASRWLTKPASGGVSPYIQHVVVIIQENRSFENFFAGYPGANAPTFGYALHSHKRVKVSLHQTTFETNPNLPHNWQAAIAGYHDGKMDGFHTGPKTNYAAYAYMDHTEIAPYWAMAQQYVLADAMFPTEFGGSFTAHLNAIAGTDNMSPTTAQVNYPTHTPNDCDSPPGTTSSLVDQNRDVGRGNGPFPCFTQFNTMAQLLDNAGVTWKYYADKHLNAGIWSPFEAISYVRYGSDWNNNVIAPQTKVLTDIANNQLASVSWVTPDHETSDHPGAHSDMGPSWVASIVNAIGESPYWDSTAIVVIWDDWGGWFDNAAPPQLDFRGLAIRVPCLIISPYAKEGSTSQGYVSHTQYEFGSILKFIEEAFNMPTVGPGFQGYTDTRANSLSDSFDFTQSPRTFTPFGSKYSESFLLHRPPSDEPVDDE